In one window of Mytilus trossulus isolate FHL-02 chromosome 7, PNRI_Mtr1.1.1.hap1, whole genome shotgun sequence DNA:
- the LOC134726608 gene encoding uncharacterized protein LOC134726608, whose amino-acid sequence MFGNLQKMATYPDHEHDEEQEESIFEIFFQDLDETLSYCENIPDNPPNCDIEYFRNRLKSAVDGLNCLEFNLVINRADQSLIEQIQTLLSCLQPLREHWSTIDFSMPSSFLSIVDGAGCISATDRLGRPPAFICTDQVEYLFKIGFKIGEIARMFLVHRTTLSLTEMKSLLQYCNNIAAILRQTNLFARSVCKKVAGCCSYLQYSCNVTATKFVCKKIAASLLQCCKKEFVCQKVAGTFSFII is encoded by the exons ATGTTTgggaatttacag AAGATGGCAACATACCCAgatcatgaacatgatgaagagCAAGAAGAgtctatttttgaaatttttttccaAGACTTGGACGAAACGTTATCATATTGTGAAAATATCCCAGATAACCCTCCAAATTGTGACATAGAATACTTTCGCAACAGATTGAAAAGTGCAGTGGATGGCTTAAATTGTTTAGAATTTAATTTAGTTATAAATAGAGCTGATCAGAGCTTAATTGAGCAAATTCAAACCCTATTATCTTGTCTTCAGCCCCTGAGAGAACATTGGAGCACGATAGATTTTTCTATGCCATCTAGTTTCTTGAGCATTGTTGATGGAGCAGGATGTATTTCAGCGACTGATAGGCTGGGAAGGCCTCCTGCTTTTATATGCACCGACCAAGtggaatatttgtttaaaattggttTTAAGATAGGTGAAATAGCCAGAATGTTCTTAGTGCACAGAACAACACTATCCCTTACAGAAATGAAAAGTTTGCTGCAATATTGCAACAATATAGCGGCAATATTGCGGCAAACAAATTTGTTTGCAAGAAGTGTTTGCAAGAAAGTTGCAGGTTGTTGCAGCTACCTGCAATATTCCTGCAATGTTACTGcaacaaaatttgtttgcaaGAAAATTGCAGCAAGTTTGCTGCAATGTTGCAAGAAAGAATTTGTTTGCCAGAAAGTTGCAGGAaccttttcttttattatttaa